In Ctenopharyngodon idella isolate HZGC_01 chromosome 1, HZGC01, whole genome shotgun sequence, a single genomic region encodes these proteins:
- the lgalsla gene encoding galectin-related protein, giving the protein MAELSAVRQELRNRNLSSSFGEPQCTSPQKDEQQKLAVPFCGGIRGGLRPGKKITIMGVVDADPDSFDISLTCGCEDVALDMCVRFEDREILRNACVSDNWGEEERPIPYFPFIAEQPFRVEIHCEHSRFLVLVDGHQLFDFYHRVTPLTAIDTIQISGSLTITKLN; this is encoded by the exons ATGGCGGAGTTGAGCGCAGTCCGACAGGAACTT AGAAACAGAAATCTGAGCAGTTCTTTTGGGGAGCCTCAGTGCACATCACCGCAAAAAGATGAGCAACAAAAACTG GCCGTGCCGTTCTGTGGCGGCATCCGGGGCGGACTGCGACCGGGGAAGAAAATCACGATCATGGGCGTCGTTGACGCAGATCCAGACAG TTTCGACATCAGTCTGACGTGCGGCTGTGAAGACGTTGCTTTGGATATGTGTGTACGATTCGAAGACCGGGAGATTTTGCGAAACGCCTGTGTTTCTGATAACTGGGGTGAGGAAGAGAGGCCAATACCATATTTCCCCTTCATCGCAGAACAGCCTTTCAGG GTTGAGATCCATTGCGAACACTCACGCTTCCTTGTGCTCGTGGACGGCCATCAGCTCTTTGACTTTTATCATCGCGTGACGCCGCTGACGGCCATCGACACCATACAGATCAGCGGCAGTCTGACCATCACCAAGCTGAACTGA